A segment of the Homoserinimonas aerilata genome:
GAGAGACCATAGGTCTCCACGCTCGACAGAACCGAGTACGAGCGCTCGGCCGTGCCGAAGAACAGGCTCTGGATGCCGTCGTTGACGTCGGCGGAGCGGATGAACGCCTCGCGTACACGCTCGTCGTTGAATGGTGCCTTGCCCGAGTTCAGCTCGATGCGGTTGGATGCTCCGGGCCGCGGGGCGTTCAGCTCGGTGATTCCCGTGTCAGCCGCGGCGGATGCGGCGATGCTGTCAGGCTGCGCATTGTCGATCACGTCGACATCGCCGGTCTGCAGGGCTGCGTAGCGGCTGGCCGAGTCGGGGATGAAGCGCCACTTGATCGAGTCGAGCCAGGCGGTGCCGTCGTGCGCGGCATCCTGCGGTGCGCTGTTGTACTCCTCATTGCGAATGAGCGTGACGTGATCCTGCTTCACCCATTCGTCGACCACGAACGGGCCCGTGCCGACGGGGCTCGCGCAGTTCTCCTCTTGGCTGCGCTGCAGAGCGGTGGGCGACTCGATCGCGACCCACGGCTGCGAGAAGGAGTCGAGCAGGCCGCTGTCGGGTGTGCTCAGGTTCAGACGCAGCGTGAATTCGTCGACGACATCCATCGTGTCGATCTTGCCGACGGCGAGATAGCCGGTCGAGGATGCGGTCGCCGGGTCCTTGAGGTGCTCGATGTTCGCCTTCACCGCTTCGGCGTTGAGAGGCGTGCCATCCGTGAAGTTGACGTCATCGCGGATGCTGAAATCCCAGCTGAGGCCGTCTTCGCTCTCCTCCCACTCGGTCGCGAGCCAGGGGAGGACCTCGCCGTCCTTGTTCTTCGAGACGAGCGACTCGAGGTACTGGGTGGAGATGAGTGCCTGCGGGTAGTTGCCGCCGACATGCGGGTCGAGGCATACGGGCTCGGCGTCGCCTGAGGCGTACACGAGAGTGCCGCCGGCCGTGGGCTCTGTCCCGGCCGCTTCGGGCGTGGAGCATGCGGTGGCGAGCAGGGCGATGGCGGTGATTCCGCCGAGTGAGAGCAGGATGTTTCTCGGAGCGCGGGGCATGCTTGACCTCTTGGTGTGATGCGGATGCTGTGGAAGAAGAGCCATTGTTTGACTCAGTCCAATAAGCCTATCGCCAAAAAGGAACCGGCCCGACACGGGAGATATTCCCGTGCCGGGCCGGCGTTGTCCAGGGGCCGCTGTTACTTGCGGCGCGTCTCCAGCCAGCTGGCGAGCTTCCAGGTGCTCGGGATGATCGCCGCCGCGATGGCAGCCTTGATCACACCGCCGAGGATGAACGGGTACAGGCCCCACTGCAGCACCTGCTCGAGCCCGGCACCCGAGACGAGTGCGAGCCCAGCGAGGCCGAACACGAAGGTGACGACGGTGCCGCCGAGGAAGGACAGCGCGGCGCCCAAGAACTTCTTGTCCCAGTTGCGCTGGGCGAGCCAGCCGATGAGGGCCGCCGCGAAGATGAAGCCCACGATGTACCCACCGGTCGATCCGAACAGGACCGCGGGGCCGGATGTGGCGTCGCTGTACACGGGCAGGCCGACGAGGCCGAGCACGGCGTAGAGCACCATCGACAGGGCGCCGCGGGTGGCGCCGAGGGTGCTGCCGACGAGGAGCACGGCGAGCGTCTGCATGGTGATCGGAACGGGCTGCAGCGGGATGGCGAGCTGCGCGGCGACGGCGGTGAGGGCGGCACCAGCGGTCACGAGCACGATGTCCGTGGTGAGGCTGCGCGAGAAGAGCTTGTCGGCGAGCGTCGGGCGGCCGAGGGTCAGGGTGAGGGTCGACACGCGACTCTCCTTTCCGGGGATCTGCGGCCTCGTGTCGCGCTGTTGCCGGCGCGACGGGATGAGACACGGATGATTCGGTACCTGTTCATAGTAGGGGTGCCGAATTCGGCGCGTGCGCGGGAGTCCACCAAAGTTCTGTCAGGACTCTGTGGGATGTCCACGGAGATGGGGCGGTTGCGCTGCCTATCCGGCCTGACTCAGCGTGTGCGAGGGGCGACGAACGCGGCGATGCGGGCCTGCGCATCCGGGCTGCCGATTGCCGCACCGATCGTGCGGGCCTCGTCGTCGAGCGACTCGCGGTAGCTGCGCTTGGGCGCCTGACGCAGGAGCCGTTTGGCCTGCCCGTAAGCGGCCGTTGCGCCGTCAAGCCAGTACTGTGCGACGGCCTGTGCCCGCGCGGCGACCTCATCGTCTGTGACCGTCTCGGTGACGAGGCCCCACGCTTCGGCTTCGGATGCTGTGAGCATCCGGTCACTGAGGGTCAGCTGCAGGGCGCGGCGCATGCCGATGGCCTCGGGCAGCAGCGTGCTGACGCCGCAGTCGGGGGTGAGCCCGATGTCGGCATATTTGGAGCCGAAGACGGCGCTCTCGGCGGCGACGATGTGGTCGGCGACGAGCATGAACCCGAGCCCGCCACCCACGGCTGTTCCGTGCACGGCTGCCACGATCGGCTTTGGCGTGTCGCGCAGGATGCTGTGGCCTTCGTGGATCACGTCGGCCAGCGCGGTCACATCCTCGCCGGAGGTGCCGACCATCGAGGCGACGTCGCCCCCGGCGCAGAATGCGCGCCCGACGGCGTCGAAGAGCACGGCGCGGATGTCGTCACGCCGGTCGATCTCCGCCGCAATGTCACGCCACAGGTGCGCGGCCTCCTCATTGATGGCGTTCAGCTGCTTCGGCCGGTTGAGGGTCACCCGGGCGAGTCCGCCGTCGACCCGAAACAGGATGGCCGGCTCCGGTGTTGAGGTTTCGGCTGCGGCAGTGGCCTGGGGTGTACTCATCGGTCTCTCGCTCCTCGCGTTCAGGGTCGGGCGAGCCTAGCGTTCGCGATGCGGTCGATCGCTTCTGTTAGCACTTCGGGTGAACATCCGAAGTTCAATCGCGCGAATCCTGTGCCCTGTGCGCCAAATGTGGGGCCCGAGCTGAGAGCCACCTTGGCGTTCTCGAGGATGTGGCGGCTGGGGTCGTCGCCCCAGCCGAGGGCCCGCAGGTCCAGCCAGGCCAGATAGCTGGCGCGAGGCTCACGGTAGCCGACCTCGGGCATCCGCTCGGCCAGAAGGGAAGTGAGCAGGCGGCGGTTGGCTTCGAGGCTTGCGATGGCACCGTCGAGCCAGGGTTCCGCGTCGCGGAAGGCGGCCGTCGCGGCCTGCACGCCGAAGATGCTGGTGCGCCAGAACACCTCCTGGTGCATGCCATCGACGACGGCGCGCATGCGCGGCGAGGCAGTGACCATGAGTGCACATTTGAGGCCGGCAAGATTCCAGCCCTTGCTGGCGGATGTTATGGCGACGCCGTATTCGCGCGCCGCATCCGAGATGGTGAGGAACGGCGTGTAGTGGCCGTCGCTGTGGGTGAGCGGGCCGTGGATCTCGTCGGCGATGATGGTCGCGCCGTGCTTCTCGGCGATCGCGGCGAGCTTCTCGAGCTGCCCGCGGGGGTGCGGATGCCCGAGCGGGTTGTGCGGATTGCACAGCACCATGGCGCGCGCCCCGGCGGCGAAGGCGTCATCGATGCCGTCGAGGTCGAGCTCCCACCGGGCGTCGGGCTCTTCTGTTGCCGTACCGACTCCTGTGTCGAGGAGCATCAGCGGAACTTCGGCGACCCGTGCGCCTGCCTCTGCGATGAGTTCGTAGAAGGGCGCATAGACGGGCGGGGTGATGATGACGGTGTCGCCGGGCTCGGTGACACGGCGCAGCACCTCGACGATGCCCATGCTGACGTCGGCGGTGGTGCGCACGAACGCGGGGTCGACGCGCCAACCCCACCGCCGCAGCACGAACTCGCTGAACGCTTCGGGCAGTTCGGTTCGCTCGGCCGTGTACCCGGTGTCGGATCTTCTCACCGCGTCATGCAGGGCCTCGGCGATGGGCTCGGCGAGCGGGAAGTCCAGCTCGGCGACGAACAGCGGCAGCACGTCGTCGGGGTGGGAGCGCCACTTCTCGCTCGTGCGCTGGCGGAGCTTGTCGAGGGTCTCAGCTGTGACGGCCATGCCCCCAGCATGGCACCTGCGCTGCCCGTGGTGGGGTGTTTCAGGATGCGCGGCAGCCGACGCCCTGCGGGTTGGCGTTGCAGTCGTCGGCGACGAGCACCGTTTTGACGCTCACCGCGGTGAGGGTGATGGGATCGGAGTCGACGGCGAGTGCGCCACGTACCGGCCACCAATCGGTTTCACTCGCGTACCGCGCCTCGATGGAGTAGTAGACGGTGAGGG
Coding sequences within it:
- a CDS encoding biotin transporter BioY — translated: MSTLTLTLGRPTLADKLFSRSLTTDIVLVTAGAALTAVAAQLAIPLQPVPITMQTLAVLLVGSTLGATRGALSMVLYAVLGLVGLPVYSDATSGPAVLFGSTGGYIVGFIFAAALIGWLAQRNWDKKFLGAALSFLGGTVVTFVFGLAGLALVSGAGLEQVLQWGLYPFILGGVIKAAIAAAIIPSTWKLASWLETRRK
- a CDS encoding ABC transporter substrate-binding protein, giving the protein MPRAPRNILLSLGGITAIALLATACSTPEAAGTEPTAGGTLVYASGDAEPVCLDPHVGGNYPQALISTQYLESLVSKNKDGEVLPWLATEWEESEDGLSWDFSIRDDVNFTDGTPLNAEAVKANIEHLKDPATASSTGYLAVGKIDTMDVVDEFTLRLNLSTPDSGLLDSFSQPWVAIESPTALQRSQEENCASPVGTGPFVVDEWVKQDHVTLIRNEEYNSAPQDAAHDGTAWLDSIKWRFIPDSASRYAALQTGDVDVIDNAQPDSIAASAAADTGITELNAPRPGASNRIELNSGKAPFNDERVREAFIRSADVNDGIQSLFFGTAERSYSVLSSVETYGLSAPEYFDVDLDAANTLLDEAGWTERDSDGYRVKDGQRLSLDFPISTNQSIPAEQSLFEQIQATTKLAGFEVTLHPLDLSSWYGMLFTNDYNLVSAPYTKVGPDVLRILYHSDAIVPAPSGYYANLAQLSDPELDRLLTEASEVSDPTLRGELYDQAQEIVLGGYYVLPLYDQQNHYLYGSAVNGLRALPTVFTPTFYDTWLSR
- a CDS encoding MalY/PatB family protein — translated: MAVTAETLDKLRQRTSEKWRSHPDDVLPLFVAELDFPLAEPIAEALHDAVRRSDTGYTAERTELPEAFSEFVLRRWGWRVDPAFVRTTADVSMGIVEVLRRVTEPGDTVIITPPVYAPFYELIAEAGARVAEVPLMLLDTGVGTATEEPDARWELDLDGIDDAFAAGARAMVLCNPHNPLGHPHPRGQLEKLAAIAEKHGATIIADEIHGPLTHSDGHYTPFLTISDAAREYGVAITSASKGWNLAGLKCALMVTASPRMRAVVDGMHQEVFWRTSIFGVQAATAAFRDAEPWLDGAIASLEANRRLLTSLLAERMPEVGYREPRASYLAWLDLRALGWGDDPSRHILENAKVALSSGPTFGAQGTGFARLNFGCSPEVLTEAIDRIANARLARP
- a CDS encoding enoyl-CoA hydratase/isomerase family protein → MSTPQATAAAETSTPEPAILFRVDGGLARVTLNRPKQLNAINEEAAHLWRDIAAEIDRRDDIRAVLFDAVGRAFCAGGDVASMVGTSGEDVTALADVIHEGHSILRDTPKPIVAAVHGTAVGGGLGFMLVADHIVAAESAVFGSKYADIGLTPDCGVSTLLPEAIGMRRALQLTLSDRMLTASEAEAWGLVTETVTDDEVAARAQAVAQYWLDGATAAYGQAKRLLRQAPKRSYRESLDDEARTIGAAIGSPDAQARIAAFVAPRTR